The following are encoded together in the Zingiber officinale cultivar Zhangliang chromosome 8A, Zo_v1.1, whole genome shotgun sequence genome:
- the LOC122011045 gene encoding cell wall protein TIR4-like: MPGNLPYLPCPTSRSFTFILLFLSIEKNCYVAAFLYLDGCGLIFLAGFYAALIDEELRLEEAQLRAKEQELLAALNQPSSTEVSIPVVETSSSQVVPEVTGDLPAKIPAVYLPATSSSVVVASPATTSLPIIELTFPISLEKSLAEVAPSKRLGRKLTRAPPPKRRLILSGEELLSEDFASTDLPSDELTLANLYSSLVFSDSPSSGTSAPSGTYFTFPLSFTESGSLPSSFSSYLVFAPPSIPTSSFSMGSSTVPVLPILLGGSFASAWEEIHPLFGELTTPETIDQFSHKETQQVADMSSARTSEESKQQYEAQIESLQSQFKSATDLNKELTSKLEKQTVEINELKSNYESALANKLKALQPKDDEITSLNTSLNSAKTKASTKEAELQPSQTALVVYKAGEDGHFKDRAIVLI, translated from the exons ATGCCTGGAAATCTTCCTTAcctcccttgcccgacgtcaaggagtttcacCTTCATCCTACTTTTCCTCTCTATTGAGAAAAATTGCTATGTCGCCGCCTTTCTATACCTAGATGGCTGCGGGTTGATCTTCT TGGCTGGGTTCTATGCTGCTTTGATTGATGAGGAGCTACGTTTGGAGGAAGCTCAGCTGCGTGCAAAAGAGCAAGAGCTCCTTGCCGCACTTAATCAGCCTTCCTCGACTGAGGTTTCGATTCCTGTGGTGGAAACCTCCAGCTCTCAAGTGGTTCCTGAGGTTACTGGGGACCTACCTGCTAAAATTCCTGCTGTTTATTTGCCAGCTACTTCTTCATCAGTGGTCGTTGCTTCTCCGGCAACTACTTCCCTTCCCATTATCGAGCTTACATTCCCCATAAGCTTGGAAAAGTCCTTGGCTGAGGTTGCTCCCAGCAAACGTCTCGGCCGCAAACTTACCAGAGCTCCTCCtcccaagaggagattgattcTTTCTGGTGAAGAATTGCTCTCAGAAGATTTTGCTTCTACTGACCTCCCTTCTGATGAGCTTACTTTGGCTAACCTTTATTCTTCTCTTGTTTTCTCTGACTCGCCCTCTTCTGGTACTAGTGCTCCTAGTGGCACTTATTTTACTTTTCCCTTGTCTTTTACAGAATCTGGGTCTTTACCTTCTTCATTTTCTTCCTATCTAGTTTTCGCTCCCCCTTCTATTCCCACCTCTTCTTTCTCCATGGGTTCTTCTACTGTTCCTGTCCTCCCTATATTGTTGGGAGGTTCTTTTGCTAGTGCTTGGGAGGAAATTCATCCTCTCTTTGGAGAACTTACTACTCCTGAGACAATTGATCAATTCTCTCACAAGGAGACCCAA cAAGTTGCTGATATGTCTTCTGCTAGAACTTCAGAAGAATCCAAGCAACAATATGAAGCTCAAATTGAGAGTCTTCAATCACAATTTAAATCAGCTACGGATCTTAACAAGGAATTAACTTCCAAATTAGAGAAGCAAACTGTTGAAATCAACGAGTTAAAATCTAATTATGAGTCTGCGTTGGCTAATAAACTCAAGGCTCTACAGCCgaaggatgatgaaataacttccttaaaTACCTCCCTAAATTCAGCTAAAACCAAGGCCTCTACCAAAGAAGCTGAGTTGCAGCCTTCCCAGACGGCTTTAGTAGTTTACAAAGCTGGTGAAGATGGTCATTTCAAGGATCGAGCTATCGTCTTGATCTAA